In a single window of the Tigriopus californicus strain San Diego chromosome 2, Tcal_SD_v2.1, whole genome shotgun sequence genome:
- the LOC131893038 gene encoding transcription initiation factor IIE subunit beta-like gives MDSELLREREAFKKRAMAMPVVENKRAALSSDGAGDSHKKKTSALGALSQSAKAKLEMNKMKSMMASSGGGGGSSKYRFGVLAKIVRHMKNRHMEGMDHPLNLEEILDETNQLDASTKVRQWLANESLKDNPKLRAFPDGTYLFKPPYDITNKKGLVKLLRQHDLRGLGGIFLEDIQESLAKSEKFIRQLTEENKIIIINRSIDKKKVIFHHDHNSDFHVDDEFQKLWRSVAVDSLDDAKIDEYLEKQGIRSMQDLGAKRVATKHLRKKAARRKNRGPKDNDHLKHVLEDYNEMSVTKRDK, from the coding sequence ATGGATTCAGAGTTGCTTCGCGAGCGCGAGGCCTTCAAGAAACGGGCCATGGCCATGCCCGTGGTGGAGAACAAACGGGCCGCCCTCTCGTCGGATGGGGCGGGGGACTCGCACAAGAAGAAGACCTCCGCCCTGGGCGCGCTCAGTCAGAGCGCCAAGGCCAAGCTCGAGATGAACAAGATGAAGTCCATGATGGCCTCGTCCGGAGGCGGCGGGGGCAGCAGCAAATATCGATTCGGGGTCCTGGCCAAGATCGTCCGCCATATGAAGAACCGACACATGGAGGGCATGGATCACCCGCTCAATCTGGAAGAGATCCTCGACGAAACCAACCAACTGGACGCCAGCACCAAAGTCCGACAATGGCTGGCCAACGAGTCGCTCAAAGATAACCCCAAGCTCAGGGCCTTTCCCGATGGGACGTACCTCTTCAAACCGCCCTACGATATCACCAACAAGAAGGGCCTGGTCAAGCTGCTCAGGCAGCACGATCTCCGCGGTTTGGGCGGTATCTTTCTCGAGGACATTCAAGAATCTTTGGCCAAAAGCGAAAAGTTCATCCGACAACTCACCGAAGAgaacaagatcatcatcatcaatcgGTCCATCGACAAGAAGAAGGTCATCTTTCACCACGATCACAACTCGGACTTTCACGTGGACGACGAGTTCCAAAAGCTGTGGCGCTCGGTGGCCGTGGACAGCTTAGATGATGCCAAGATCGACGAGTATTTAGAGAAGCAGGGCATTCGCTCCATGCAGGACCTGGGCGCGAAACGCGTCGCCACCAAGCATTTGCGCAAGAAGGCCGCCCGAAGGAAGAATCGCGGCCCCAAGGACAATGATCACTTGAAGCACGTGCTCGAGGACTATAACGAAATGAGCGTCACCAAACGAGACAAATGA
- the LOC131892698 gene encoding large ribosomal subunit protein eL27-like — translation MGKIMKSGKVVLVLSGRFAGRKAVIVKPTDEGTADKPFGHALVAGIDRYPRMVTKRMSKKKIKMRSKVKPFLKVVNYNHLMPTRYSVELGFDKANLNKETLKDPMKKKKARNMVRTQFEERYKSGKNRWFFQKLRF, via the exons atgggcaaaattaTGAAATCCGGCAAGGTGGTGCTCGTCCTGAGTGGGCGATTCGCCGGACGGAAGGCTGTCATCGTCAAGCCCACGGACGAAGGCACCGCTGACAAACCGTTCGGACACGCTCTGGTGGCCGGAATCGACCGCTATCCCCGCATGGTGACCAAGCGCATGTCcaagaagaagatcaagatgaGGTCCAAAGTTAAGCCTTTCCTTAAG GTTGTCAACTACAACCACTTGATGCCCACTCGCTACAGCGTCGAACTTGGTTTTGACAAGGCCAATCTGAACAAGGAGACCTTGAAGGACcccatgaagaagaagaaggcccgCAACATGGTCCGAACGCAGTTCGAGGAGCGATACAAATCCGGCAAGAACAGATGGTTCTTCCAGAAGCTCAGATTCTAA
- the LOC131891478 gene encoding PP2C-like domain-containing protein CG9801, whose amino-acid sequence MPSIKQRVTGFIRQLSMPASATPATPRVGLTAASGHPPLADRPALGREPGPTPESPSGSGPGLHEASGPHDPLRAPQCFIKRYLSTGESHCPGPDILSGKTGHDLPILNLAELNGDIFAAFTGPEGGITSIVEGAELKNGPKSSSTLPEAAEDCEDFDYIDLDGLGHSVKSNHGGSKSLDQNQNPGVPLTTETVRGQRETSIESDYPELSGDILHWRSSIDQSHSIIHSSQMVARRLKLDLRNDTEAVIAGINHWYRPNNMATGQAITLYERHPYTAEHAGNPIADTFAIVARKNSAILVLGDGVNWGPKAALASRCAVHGCIEYLNQALFSSGAQKITTTQGVFQCLLRSFHAAHSLILREEAQLTTLTACAVLPVQDKERGEIFMACVCNVGDSLAYVYSPSNGHVREITQESHDIQSNRDMRDALGALGPVDGINPELSNLTCSLTEVHAGDIVFLTSDGVSDNFDPVVGKFCVPVKSNAEGMNRRKPKSASDSSLPTVEAYQRHELTLLRMEDILNHGPGSKSSKEPSSSTGRVNNSVELCHRMMDFCHRLTTAKRKVLEDPELYPDHTKHALPDSDATRLDQKLRRRKVCEKLAMVPGKLDHATIVAFTVEDRRQSLQNFNGTSSLPCNGTPQPVNSNKTEKGDESSNAAALLALLRAPCASSEDLTFRDEDEDDNEGLDQSSEATTPSDEIEEGVPRGLLSVTSSSPRSSHCGSLAVTPVHLPSKSAE is encoded by the exons ATGCCCTCCATCAAGCAACGCGTGACTGGCTTCATCCGACAGCTCTCCATGCCGGCCAGCGCCACGCCCGCCACGCCCAGGGTGGGCCTGACCGCCGCCTCAGGCCACCCACCGCTGGCTGACCGGCCGGCGTTAGGTCGTGAACCCGGTCCCACCCCCGAGTCCCCATCCGGGAGCGGACCCGGACTCCACGAGGCCAGTGGGCCGCATGATCCTCTGCGTGCGCCCCAATGCTTCATTAAGCGCTATCTGTCCACCGG GGAATCCCATTGCCCGGGCCCCGACATTCTGAGTGGGAAAACCGGCCACGATTTGCCCATCTTGAACTTGGCCGAATTGAACGGAGATATTTTTGCCGCATTCACCGGTCCAGAAGGGGGCATCACGTCCATTGTGGAGGGAGCGGAATTGAAGAATGGTCCGAAATCGTCGTCGACTTTGCCCGAAGCCGCCGAGGATTGCGAGGATTTTGATTACATCGATCTGGACGGGCTCGGACACAGTGTCAAATCCAATCATG GCGGATCCAAGTCTTTGGACCAGAATCAAAACCCAGGCGTGCCTTTGACCACGGAAACGGTTCGAGGTCAACGCGAGACCTCCATCGAAAGTGACTACCCGGAGCTCAGTGGCGATATTCTTCATTGGCGCTCGAGCATAGATCAATCGCACAGTATTATTCATTCTAGTCAAATGGTGGCTAGGCGACTCAAACTCGATCTCCGAAACGATACTGAAGCTGTGATTGCCGGTATCAATCACTGGTATCGCCCCAATAACATGGCCACGGGTCAAGCCATCACGCTCTATGAACGCCATCCATACACGGCCGAGCATGCGGGCAATCCCATTGCCGACACGTTTGCCATTGTCGCTCGGAAGAATTCAGCCATCTTAGTCTTGGGCGACGGCGTGAATTGGGGTCCCAAAGCGGCCTTGGCCTCACGCTGTGCCGTTCATGGTTGCATCGAGTACCTCAACCAGGCCTTGTTTTCATCTGGTGCTCAGAAGATTACGACCACTCAG GGAGTGTTCCAATGCCTTTTGAGATCCTTCCATGCCGCTCACAGCCTCATCTTGCGAGAAGAGGCTCAGCTCACCACCTTAACTGCCTGTGCTGTGCTTCCCGttcaagacaaagaaagag GAGAAATATTTATGGCCTGTGTGTGCAACGTTGGCGATTCGTTGGCTTACGTGTATAGTCCGTCGAATGGGCACGTGAGAGAAATTACGCAGGAATCGCACGACATCCAATCGAATCGCGACATGCGCGACGCCCTCGGAGCTTTGGGGCCGGTGGATGGGATCAATCCGGAACTAAGCAATCTCACTTGCAGCTTGACTGAAGTGCATGCAGGCGATATCGTTTTCCTCACCTCTGATGGGGTGTCGGACAATTTCGATCCGGTCGTTGGAAAGTTTTGCGTTCCCGTCAAATCCAATGCGGAAGGCATGA ACCGACGCAAACCCAAATCTGCCAGTGATTCATCCTTACCCACAGTGGAGGCGTACCAAAGACATGAACTCACCCTACTGCGGATGGAGGATATCCTCAACCATGGGCCTGGGAGCAAATCCTCCAAAGAGCCATCTTCTAGTACGGGGAGAGTCAATAACTCGGTGGAACTGTGTCACCGAATGATGGACTTCTGTCACCGTCTCACCACCGCCAAGAGAAAGGTACTGGAAGATCCCGAGCTCTATCCAGATCACACGAAACATGCGCTTCCTGACAGTGATGCCACGCGTCTCGACCAGAAGTTGAGACGTCGAAAAGTGTGCGAGAAGCTCGCCATGGTTCCAGGCAAACTCGACCATGCCACGATAGTGGCCTTCACTGTGGAAGATCGTAGGCAATCCTTACAGAACTTTAATG GGACATCATCATTGCCTTGTAATGGCACCCCACAACCAGTCAACTCGAATAAAACGGAGAAAGGAGACGAGTCGAGTAACGCTGCCGCTTTGTTAGCGCTTCTCCGAGCCCCGTGCGCCTCATCCGAAGATCTCACATTCCGagacgaagatgaagacgacAATGAGGGTCTGGATCAGAGCTCCGAAGCTACCACCCCTAGtgatgaaattgaagaagGGGTGCCCCGGGGTCTTTTGAGTGTCACGTCATCCTCACCCCGATCCTCCCACTGTGGATCTTTAGCCGTGACGCCGGTTCATTTACCTTCGAAGAGTGCTGAGTGA